In Streptomyces longhuiensis, the following proteins share a genomic window:
- a CDS encoding CaiB/BaiF CoA transferase family protein: MTEPLPLEGITVVSLEQAVAAPFATRQLADLGARVIKVERPGGGDFARRYDTTVHGQASYFVWLNRSKESLTLDLKSQEGRDILEELLADADVFVQNLAPGAADRMDLGPAALQARHPRLIPCTISGYGTSGSWSQRKAYDLLVQCQTGLLSITGSPDEPARVGISVADISAGMYAYSGVLSALYTRATTGRAPAVEVSLFEALAEWMSQPAYYTRYGGTQPPRIGAQHATIAPYGPFTASDGKEVLLSIQNEREWQALCSTVLGRPELTDDPRMATGADRVAHRDEVNAAVSARFAELGSEDAMALLDKAGIANAGVNSIAEFLAHPALAERDRWRDIAVPGAQGPVQALLPPADLSGVTPRMDPVPAAGEHTEQILTALGRSAADIERLRTQGVIDTTHDHEQGASAK; encoded by the coding sequence ATGACCGAGCCGCTCCCCCTCGAAGGCATCACGGTCGTCAGCCTGGAACAGGCCGTCGCCGCGCCCTTCGCCACCCGCCAGCTCGCCGACCTCGGCGCCCGCGTCATCAAGGTCGAGCGTCCCGGCGGCGGTGACTTCGCCCGCCGCTACGACACCACGGTGCACGGGCAGGCCAGCTATTTCGTGTGGCTCAACCGCTCCAAGGAGTCCCTCACCCTGGACCTCAAGTCCCAGGAGGGCCGGGACATCCTGGAGGAACTCCTCGCGGACGCCGACGTGTTCGTCCAGAACCTCGCCCCGGGCGCAGCCGACCGCATGGACCTCGGCCCCGCCGCGCTCCAGGCCCGCCACCCCCGCCTGATCCCCTGCACCATCAGCGGGTACGGCACCAGCGGCTCCTGGTCGCAGCGCAAGGCGTACGACCTGCTCGTGCAGTGCCAGACCGGACTGCTCTCCATCACGGGCTCGCCCGACGAGCCCGCCCGCGTGGGCATCTCCGTCGCCGACATCTCGGCCGGCATGTACGCGTACAGCGGCGTCCTCTCCGCCCTCTACACGCGGGCCACCACCGGGCGGGCGCCCGCCGTCGAGGTCTCCCTGTTCGAGGCGCTCGCCGAGTGGATGAGCCAGCCCGCCTACTACACGCGATACGGCGGCACGCAGCCGCCGCGCATCGGCGCCCAGCACGCCACGATCGCGCCCTACGGCCCCTTCACCGCCTCCGACGGGAAGGAGGTGCTGCTCTCCATCCAGAACGAGCGGGAGTGGCAGGCCCTGTGCTCCACGGTCCTCGGCCGTCCCGAACTCACCGACGACCCCCGCATGGCCACCGGCGCCGACCGCGTCGCCCACCGCGACGAGGTCAACGCGGCCGTCTCCGCCCGGTTCGCCGAGCTCGGCAGCGAGGACGCCATGGCGCTCCTCGACAAGGCCGGCATCGCCAACGCGGGTGTGAACTCCATCGCCGAGTTCCTCGCCCACCCGGCCCTCGCCGAGCGCGACCGCTGGCGCGACATCGCGGTGCCGGGGGCGCAGGGGCCCGTACAGGCACTGCTTCCCCCGGCGGACCTCTCCGGCGTCACCCCCCGGATGGACCCCGTGCCCGCCGCGGGAGAGCACACCGAACAGATCCTCACCGCCCTGGGCCGCAGCGCCGCCGACATCGAGCGGCTGCGGACGCAGGGCGTCATCGACACCACGCACGACCACGAACAAGGAGCGTCCGCGAAGTGA
- a CDS encoding GntR family transcriptional regulator: MAAPGRDSAYVRLARELREAILRHDYPEGVRLPTEAELAASHGLSRQTVRRAFQDLVTEGLVHRVPGRGTFAAPREEQYLRQFGSVEDLMALSLDTTMRLVSPLRRRVDVDAAGRLRVGSDRVDHLSFLRLHEDTPFCLTTVHLPPDVGALVADRPELTEAGTDSRVTIIGLLDGRLPEPIAEAEQSVTVALASAEVAAQLECPPQHPLLRIDRLYLSASGRPVELAVSHFLPEHYSYRVRLRRHPR, translated from the coding sequence ATGGCGGCCCCCGGGCGTGACAGCGCCTATGTACGCCTCGCGCGCGAGCTGCGCGAGGCGATCCTGCGGCACGACTACCCCGAAGGGGTGCGGCTGCCCACGGAGGCGGAGCTCGCCGCCTCGCACGGTCTCAGCCGGCAGACCGTGCGGCGCGCCTTCCAGGACCTGGTCACGGAGGGCCTCGTGCACCGGGTCCCGGGGCGCGGCACGTTCGCCGCGCCCCGCGAGGAGCAGTATCTGCGGCAGTTCGGCTCGGTCGAGGACCTCATGGCGCTGTCCCTCGACACGACGATGCGCCTGGTGTCGCCGCTGCGCCGCCGGGTCGACGTGGACGCGGCGGGCAGGCTGCGCGTCGGCTCCGACCGCGTGGACCACCTCTCGTTCCTGCGGCTGCACGAGGACACCCCGTTCTGTCTGACGACGGTGCATCTGCCGCCGGACGTGGGCGCGCTCGTCGCGGACCGCCCGGAGCTGACGGAGGCGGGCACGGACAGCCGCGTCACCATCATCGGCCTCCTCGACGGCCGGCTGCCCGAGCCGATCGCGGAGGCGGAGCAGTCCGTCACGGTCGCCCTCGCCTCGGCCGAGGTGGCGGCGCAGCTGGAGTGCCCGCCGCAGCATCCGCTGCTCCGGATCGACCGCCTCTACCTGTCGGCGTCGGGCCGCCCGGTCGAGCTGGCCGTCAGCCACTTCCTTCCGGAGCACTACTCGTACCGGGTGCGGCTGCGCCGCCATCCGCGCTGA
- a CDS encoding phosphopantetheine-binding protein produces the protein MSSSSPTPLASPSTRVASASRARAAVAAVLTEKFEVGADSIRPDATLASLDLDSLALAELALALQDRLGVRVDESEATKRTTVAELTATLATRQITAGVR, from the coding sequence ATGTCCTCGTCGTCCCCCACCCCCCTCGCCTCCCCCTCGACCCGGGTGGCTTCCGCGTCCCGGGCCCGCGCCGCCGTCGCCGCCGTCCTCACGGAGAAATTCGAGGTCGGTGCCGACAGCATCCGCCCCGACGCCACCCTGGCGAGTCTCGACCTCGACTCCCTCGCCCTCGCGGAACTCGCCCTGGCGCTCCAGGACCGGCTCGGCGTACGCGTGGACGAGTCGGAGGCCACCAAGCGCACCACCGTCGCCGAGCTGACCGCCACCCTCGCCACCCGGCAGATCACGGCAGGGGTCCGGTGA
- a CDS encoding APC family permease, with product MSQQLHKSLTWRDGLAIAMVIPNGLLLTVGYTVGAIGGWTAITIWCVGALVAFAQNMLFAETAAMFPGMSGGISRYATEGWKRYFAPLGAVASYGYWIGWSFSIAVNGAAIGHLITAQWFPHAPSLPFPGHRIGLPEALAVLAIAGGWACNYFGARLAASVSKAVAALVMCGLAVVVIAPFLRPGSWDASRLTWYHGGSWMTLIVWFYVTAWTTYGTEICASFAPEYRDTARDTAKALRLTSLISLGVFFVVPLATVGSVGEETLRSDPVGAFATAFTQALGGFSDVGVLILIVSMFFGMVSCTADGGRALYGLAREGMTVRQLDKVNRWGVPGRALTLDALVNAAIVVLLGEPLSILIASNFGYLVAMTLAVAGFLLLRKDRPDWPRPIRRARAWIPVAWVILAFNVVIVSVGVTHPSLAGYGGATESFLAVGILLISVVLYAYRRVVQDGERIAWRIEPPLMPEGEAAPQPPNSATARPTIPSNRS from the coding sequence TTGAGCCAACAGCTGCACAAGTCCCTGACCTGGCGCGACGGCCTCGCCATCGCCATGGTGATCCCCAACGGCCTGCTCCTGACGGTGGGTTACACCGTGGGCGCGATCGGAGGCTGGACGGCGATCACCATCTGGTGCGTCGGGGCGCTCGTCGCGTTCGCGCAGAACATGCTGTTCGCCGAGACCGCCGCGATGTTCCCCGGCATGTCCGGCGGCATCAGCAGATACGCCACGGAGGGCTGGAAGCGCTACTTCGCCCCGCTGGGCGCCGTGGCGTCGTACGGGTACTGGATCGGCTGGTCGTTCAGCATCGCGGTCAACGGCGCGGCGATCGGCCACCTCATCACGGCCCAGTGGTTCCCGCACGCCCCGTCGCTCCCCTTCCCCGGCCATCGCATCGGCCTCCCGGAAGCGCTCGCGGTCCTGGCGATCGCCGGCGGCTGGGCCTGCAACTACTTCGGCGCACGGCTGGCCGCGAGCGTCTCCAAGGCCGTCGCGGCCCTGGTGATGTGCGGCCTCGCGGTGGTCGTCATCGCCCCGTTCCTGCGCCCGGGCAGCTGGGACGCGTCCCGTCTGACCTGGTACCACGGCGGCAGCTGGATGACGCTGATCGTGTGGTTCTACGTCACGGCCTGGACGACGTACGGCACGGAGATCTGCGCGTCGTTCGCCCCCGAGTACCGCGACACGGCCCGCGACACGGCGAAGGCCCTGCGGCTGACGTCCCTCATCTCGCTCGGCGTCTTCTTCGTCGTCCCGCTCGCGACGGTCGGCAGCGTCGGCGAGGAGACGCTGCGCTCGGACCCGGTCGGCGCGTTCGCCACGGCGTTCACCCAGGCGCTCGGCGGCTTCTCCGACGTCGGCGTCCTCATCCTGATCGTCTCGATGTTCTTCGGCATGGTGTCGTGCACGGCCGACGGGGGCCGGGCGCTGTACGGCCTGGCACGCGAGGGCATGACCGTACGGCAGCTCGACAAGGTGAACCGCTGGGGCGTGCCGGGCCGTGCCCTCACCCTGGACGCGCTCGTCAACGCGGCGATCGTGGTCCTGCTCGGCGAGCCCCTGAGCATCCTCATCGCCAGCAACTTCGGCTATCTGGTGGCCATGACACTCGCGGTCGCCGGCTTCCTGCTCCTGCGCAAGGACCGTCCCGACTGGCCCCGCCCGATCCGCCGCGCCCGCGCCTGGATCCCGGTCGCCTGGGTCATCCTGGCCTTCAACGTCGTGATCGTCTCGGTGGGCGTCACGCACCCGTCCCTCGCGGGCTACGGGGGCGCGACGGAGTCCTTCCTCGCGGTCGGCATCCTGCTGATCTCGGTGGTGCTGTACGCGTACCGCAGGGTGGTCCAGGACGGGGAACGGATCGCCTGGCGCATCGAACCGCCACTGATGCCGGAAGGCGAGGCAGCCCCTCAGCCCCCGAACTCGGCGACCGCACGCCCCACGATCCCCTCCAACCGGTCGTGA
- a CDS encoding acyl-CoA dehydrogenase family protein, producing the protein MSTLDTLSSDEQLIVETVRNFVDREVKPVVRELEHANTYPEALIEQMKDLGIFGLAIPEEYGGTPVSTPCYVLITEELARGWMSLAGAMGGHTVVSKLLLHFGTEEQKNRYLPKMATGEIRSTMALTEPGGGSDLQAMRTVARRDGDSYVVNGGKTWITNSRRSQLIALLCKTDPAAEPKHRGISILLAEHGPGLTVSRDLPKLGYKGVESCELTFDDYRVPADALLGGVEGKGFGQMMKGLETGRLQVASRALGVGRAAFEDALRYAQERETFGEPIYKHQSIGNYLADMATSLTAARQLTLYAAREADAGRRVDMEAGMAKLFASETAMEITLNAVRIHGGYGYSTEFDVERYFRDAPLMIVGEGTNEIQRNVIVRQLVSRGGLDV; encoded by the coding sequence GTGAGCACCCTCGACACCCTCTCCTCCGACGAGCAGCTGATCGTCGAGACCGTGCGGAACTTCGTGGATCGCGAAGTGAAGCCGGTCGTACGGGAGTTGGAGCACGCCAACACCTATCCCGAGGCGCTCATCGAGCAGATGAAGGACCTCGGCATCTTCGGCCTCGCGATCCCCGAGGAGTACGGCGGCACGCCCGTCTCCACGCCCTGCTACGTGCTGATCACGGAGGAGCTGGCGCGCGGCTGGATGAGCCTCGCCGGCGCCATGGGCGGCCACACCGTCGTCTCCAAGCTGCTGCTGCACTTCGGCACCGAGGAGCAGAAGAACCGCTACCTGCCGAAGATGGCGACCGGCGAGATCCGCTCGACGATGGCCCTCACCGAGCCGGGCGGCGGCTCCGACCTCCAGGCGATGCGCACGGTCGCGCGGCGCGACGGGGACTCGTACGTCGTCAACGGCGGCAAGACCTGGATCACCAACTCCCGGCGCTCGCAGCTGATCGCGCTGCTGTGCAAGACGGACCCGGCGGCCGAACCGAAGCACCGCGGCATCTCCATCCTGCTCGCCGAGCACGGCCCGGGGCTCACCGTCTCGCGCGACCTGCCGAAGCTCGGCTACAAGGGCGTCGAGAGCTGTGAGCTGACCTTCGACGACTACCGCGTCCCGGCCGACGCGCTGCTCGGCGGCGTCGAGGGCAAGGGCTTCGGTCAGATGATGAAGGGCCTGGAGACGGGCCGCCTCCAGGTCGCCTCGCGCGCGCTCGGCGTCGGCAGGGCCGCGTTCGAGGACGCCCTGCGCTACGCGCAGGAGCGCGAGACGTTCGGCGAGCCCATCTACAAGCACCAGTCGATCGGCAACTACCTCGCCGACATGGCCACTTCGCTCACCGCGGCGCGCCAGCTCACGCTGTACGCCGCCCGCGAGGCGGACGCGGGCCGCCGCGTCGACATGGAGGCGGGCATGGCCAAGCTCTTCGCGTCGGAGACGGCCATGGAGATCACCCTGAACGCGGTCCGTATCCACGGCGGCTACGGCTACTCGACCGAGTTCGACGTCGAGCGCTACTTCCGCGACGCGCCCCTGATGATCGTCGGCGAGGGCACCAACGAGATCCAGCGCAACGTCATCGTGCGCCAGCTGGTCTCCCGCGGCGGTCTGGACGTCTGA
- a CDS encoding beta-ketoacyl-[acyl-carrier-protein] synthase family protein, giving the protein MTTPSDRTISVTGLGLITPAGIGREATWAGVLRGRSTATQDPELKELPVDFSCRIPLMTPEQARIGGGKSWRMGQFTRLAVLAAREAVADAGIAPGEDWGGARVAVVIGSGLAGAAHLEEQSERFLKCGPDLVAPALIPMLISNMAAGEVALDLGAHGPSLATESACASGASALAVARDLLLAGACDIAVAGGTEAAVTPVITTGFQRMGALSARSDEPEAASRPFAVDRDGFVIAEGAAVCVLERSADARARGHRVYAHLAGVGQSTDAHHPTAPAPGGAVAESALRTAVADAGLAPGDIDHVNAHGTSTPLNDRAEAELIARVLPHAPSVTAPKGVLGHSLGAAGAIEAALTALTIHHGTVPPVANLTPGTLGFPLDCVTGAPRPQRVRAAVTHSFGFGGHNVVLTLTSAT; this is encoded by the coding sequence GTGACGACGCCTTCCGACCGTACGATCTCCGTCACCGGCCTGGGCCTCATCACCCCGGCCGGCATCGGCCGCGAGGCGACGTGGGCGGGGGTGCTGCGAGGCCGGTCCACGGCCACCCAGGACCCCGAACTCAAGGAACTCCCGGTCGACTTCTCCTGCCGTATCCCCCTCATGACCCCCGAACAGGCGCGGATCGGCGGGGGCAAGTCCTGGCGGATGGGGCAGTTCACCCGGCTCGCGGTGCTCGCCGCCAGGGAGGCCGTCGCGGATGCGGGAATCGCTCCCGGCGAAGACTGGGGCGGAGCGCGGGTCGCCGTGGTCATCGGCTCGGGCCTGGCCGGCGCCGCGCATCTGGAGGAACAGTCGGAGCGGTTCCTCAAGTGCGGGCCCGACCTGGTCGCACCCGCCCTCATCCCCATGCTCATCTCCAACATGGCGGCGGGCGAGGTGGCTCTCGACCTGGGCGCACACGGCCCCTCCCTCGCCACGGAGAGCGCCTGCGCCTCGGGCGCGAGCGCCCTCGCCGTCGCCCGCGATCTGCTCCTGGCCGGCGCCTGCGACATCGCCGTCGCGGGCGGTACGGAAGCTGCCGTCACGCCGGTCATCACCACGGGGTTCCAGCGGATGGGCGCGCTGTCCGCGCGCAGCGACGAACCCGAGGCCGCCTCAAGGCCGTTCGCCGTCGACCGCGACGGTTTCGTGATCGCCGAAGGGGCGGCCGTCTGCGTACTGGAACGGTCGGCGGACGCACGGGCCCGCGGCCACCGCGTGTACGCGCATCTCGCCGGGGTGGGCCAGTCGACCGACGCCCACCACCCGACGGCGCCCGCACCCGGGGGCGCGGTCGCCGAGAGCGCGCTGCGCACCGCCGTCGCCGACGCGGGGCTCGCCCCGGGCGACATCGACCATGTCAACGCCCACGGCACCTCCACTCCCCTCAACGACCGCGCGGAGGCCGAGCTCATCGCCCGTGTCCTGCCGCACGCCCCGAGTGTCACCGCCCCCAAGGGCGTACTGGGCCACAGTCTGGGCGCGGCGGGAGCGATCGAGGCCGCGCTCACTGCTCTGACGATCCATCATGGCACGGTCCCACCGGTCGCGAACCTCACGCCCGGGACGCTCGGCTTCCCCCTCGACTGCGTGACCGGGGCACCACGCCCGCAACGCGTACGGGCCGCCGTCACCCACTCCTTCGGCTTCGGCGGGCACAACGTGGTGCTGACGCTGACGTCGGCGACGTGA
- a CDS encoding beta-ketoacyl-ACP synthase III, translated as MTSADAHRPAGPSGAVLEGLAGWVPPRRVTNDELPAAWDVDDTWVRRRTGIAARHWAGPGVRTGELALEAAVRALAVAGNPVPDTVLVATSTPDVPMPAMAPLLATRLGLERAAAWDISAACSGFGYGLATAVGVIASGAAERVLLVGAEVYSTLVDPADRSAGTVFADGAGAVVLRRGAHGGPGSVLAFDLGSDGSGHELIQVPGGGAAERADPAAHTPADRHFRMRGREVFRHAVTRMTESSRAVLDRTAWTTEDVDRFVAHQANARILKAVAERLRLPAQRQVSNIEHVGNTGAASIPLALADAASRGLLAPGQRVLLTSFGAGLTWASATLLWPELPAVPPVRTPPQAS; from the coding sequence GTGACTTCGGCTGACGCGCACAGGCCCGCCGGCCCGTCCGGCGCGGTCCTGGAGGGGCTGGCGGGCTGGGTGCCACCGCGCCGGGTCACCAACGACGAACTCCCCGCCGCGTGGGACGTCGACGACACGTGGGTGCGGCGGCGGACCGGGATCGCGGCCCGGCACTGGGCCGGCCCCGGCGTCCGTACCGGCGAACTCGCCCTGGAGGCCGCCGTCCGCGCGCTGGCCGTCGCCGGCAACCCCGTCCCCGACACCGTGCTCGTCGCGACCTCCACCCCCGACGTGCCCATGCCCGCCATGGCCCCGCTCCTCGCCACCCGCCTCGGCCTCGAACGGGCCGCCGCCTGGGACATCTCGGCCGCCTGCAGCGGATTCGGCTACGGACTCGCGACGGCCGTGGGCGTCATCGCCTCCGGCGCCGCCGAACGCGTCCTGCTCGTGGGCGCGGAGGTCTACTCGACCCTGGTCGACCCCGCCGACCGCAGCGCGGGGACCGTCTTCGCGGACGGCGCGGGCGCGGTGGTCCTGCGCCGCGGCGCCCATGGCGGGCCGGGCAGCGTCCTCGCCTTCGACCTCGGCAGCGACGGCTCCGGACACGAACTGATCCAGGTGCCCGGAGGCGGCGCCGCCGAGCGCGCGGACCCGGCCGCCCACACCCCGGCCGACCGACACTTCCGCATGCGCGGGCGCGAGGTGTTCCGGCACGCGGTGACCCGCATGACCGAGTCGTCCCGCGCCGTGCTCGACCGCACCGCGTGGACCACCGAAGACGTGGACCGGTTCGTCGCCCACCAGGCCAACGCCCGGATCCTCAAAGCGGTCGCCGAACGTCTCCGGCTCCCCGCGCAGAGACAGGTGTCCAACATCGAGCACGTCGGCAACACCGGCGCCGCCTCCATCCCCCTGGCGCTCGCCGACGCCGCGTCCCGCGGCCTGCTGGCCCCCGGCCAGCGCGTCCTGCTGACCTCGTTCGGCGCGGGCCTCACCTGGGCCTCGGCCACGCTCCTGTGGCCCGAACTGCCGGCGGTCCCGCCGGTGCGTACGCCGCCCCAAGCCTCATAA
- a CDS encoding TetR/AcrR family transcriptional regulator, which translates to MGEKENGGDAGEVQRERILRAAALVMAERGFDAARMRDVARGAGVSIGLLQHYFDTRDLLFREAFEWSIGELIARWRKGASAEPDPWRRFELLVRELADDPDLQRRCATWTEFCASAARRPELRDGVRRAHQDWRELVLGIAESGVAAGKFVPVVPTDVAVRSVLAAVDGCDMAVASGSGMGAEGYAAVILATARSVLGVRD; encoded by the coding sequence ATGGGGGAGAAGGAGAACGGTGGCGACGCGGGCGAGGTGCAGCGCGAGCGGATCCTGCGGGCGGCCGCCCTGGTCATGGCCGAACGCGGCTTCGACGCGGCGCGCATGAGGGACGTGGCGCGCGGCGCCGGCGTGTCCATCGGCCTGCTCCAGCACTACTTCGACACCCGCGACCTGCTGTTCCGCGAGGCCTTCGAGTGGTCGATCGGCGAACTCATCGCCCGCTGGCGCAAGGGCGCGTCCGCCGAGCCCGATCCGTGGCGCCGCTTCGAACTCCTCGTACGCGAACTGGCCGACGACCCCGACCTTCAGCGCCGGTGCGCGACCTGGACCGAGTTCTGCGCGAGCGCCGCCCGCAGGCCCGAGCTGCGCGACGGGGTGCGCCGCGCGCACCAGGACTGGCGCGAGCTCGTCCTCGGCATCGCCGAATCGGGCGTCGCCGCCGGGAAATTCGTGCCCGTCGTGCCCACCGACGTCGCGGTGCGCTCCGTGCTCGCCGCCGTCGACGGCTGCGACATGGCCGTGGCGTCGGGCAGCGGCATGGGGGCCGAGGGCTACGCCGCCGTCATCCTCGCCACCGCCCGCTCGGTCCTCGGCGTACGCGACTGA
- a CDS encoding FAD-dependent oxidoreductase translates to MTSTAFPHLFSPLVIGGVTLKNRVLSSGHDTVLVEGGQVTDDLVAYHEARAEGGVGLIVVQVAGVHETARYTTHVLMATDDSCVEGYRRLAEAAHRHGAKVFGQLFHPGREILESRDGSAPVAWSASATPSERFHVMPRAMTGTEIREVVDGYGEAARRLRAAGLDGVEVVASHGYLPAQFLNPQVNVRTDEYGGDVDGRLRFLREALASVRAHTGPDFVAGLRISGDELSHDGLTAELAVEAAARLDREGLVDYVSVCAGSSATISGAVHIAPPMTQPAGYTAPIAARVRAAVEVPVMVAGRVNQPQEAEQIIKEGQADACAMTRALICDPDMPGKASDGRTEEIRACIGCNQACIGHFQRGYPISCIQHPETGRERRFTRLPLPTRRRKVLVAGGGPAGLKAAAVAASRGHDVTLHEAGRRVGGQVLLAQLLPGRAEFGGAITNLEGEARRAGARIVTGSRVDAELLDREEADTLIVATGAVPRRPALELLDDPVVLDAWDVVRGTVDVPKGRIVVADWRGDWIGIGVAVQLAGQGRKVTLCTTGFGAGEHLQQYVRASMLAEAARAGVETVPTVRPYGADADTAYFQHTLTEEPVIIEGVAALVLAQGHDPVGELAGLADGRVGEVLMAGDCVSPRTVEEAVLEGLTVASSL, encoded by the coding sequence ATGACGTCGACCGCATTCCCGCATCTGTTCAGCCCGCTCGTCATCGGCGGCGTGACCCTGAAGAACCGCGTCCTGTCCTCCGGTCACGACACGGTCCTCGTCGAGGGCGGGCAGGTCACCGACGATCTGGTCGCCTATCACGAGGCGCGCGCCGAGGGTGGGGTCGGGCTCATCGTCGTACAGGTGGCGGGAGTTCACGAGACGGCGCGGTACACGACGCATGTCCTCATGGCCACCGACGACTCGTGCGTCGAGGGGTACCGGCGGCTCGCCGAGGCCGCGCACCGGCACGGTGCCAAGGTCTTCGGACAGCTCTTCCACCCGGGACGCGAGATCCTGGAGTCGCGCGACGGCTCCGCGCCCGTCGCCTGGTCGGCGTCGGCGACGCCCAGCGAGCGCTTCCATGTGATGCCGCGCGCCATGACCGGGACCGAGATACGTGAAGTCGTCGACGGGTACGGAGAGGCCGCCCGCAGGCTGCGCGCCGCGGGGCTCGACGGCGTGGAAGTGGTCGCGAGTCACGGCTACCTCCCGGCCCAGTTCCTCAACCCGCAGGTCAACGTACGCACCGACGAGTACGGGGGTGACGTGGACGGCCGGCTGCGGTTCCTGCGCGAGGCCCTCGCGTCGGTGCGGGCGCACACCGGACCCGACTTCGTGGCCGGACTGCGGATCTCCGGCGACGAGTTGAGCCATGACGGCCTCACCGCCGAGCTCGCCGTCGAGGCGGCCGCCCGGCTGGACCGCGAGGGTCTCGTCGACTATGTGAGCGTCTGCGCCGGCTCGTCGGCGACGATCTCCGGCGCCGTGCACATCGCACCCCCGATGACGCAGCCCGCGGGATACACCGCCCCCATCGCCGCGCGCGTGCGGGCGGCGGTCGAGGTGCCGGTCATGGTCGCCGGGCGCGTCAACCAGCCTCAGGAGGCGGAGCAGATCATCAAGGAGGGCCAGGCCGACGCCTGCGCCATGACCCGCGCCCTGATCTGCGACCCCGACATGCCGGGCAAGGCGAGCGACGGCCGCACGGAGGAGATCCGGGCCTGCATCGGCTGCAACCAGGCCTGCATCGGCCACTTCCAGCGCGGCTACCCGATCTCCTGCATCCAGCACCCCGAGACCGGCAGGGAGCGCCGGTTCACGCGGCTGCCCCTGCCCACCAGGCGCCGGAAGGTCCTCGTCGCCGGTGGCGGTCCCGCGGGGCTCAAGGCCGCCGCCGTGGCCGCGTCCCGCGGGCACGACGTCACGCTGCACGAGGCGGGCCGGCGCGTCGGTGGCCAGGTGCTGCTCGCCCAACTCCTGCCGGGGCGCGCCGAGTTCGGCGGTGCGATCACGAACCTGGAGGGCGAGGCGCGGCGGGCGGGGGCGCGGATCGTCACCGGGTCCCGTGTCGACGCCGAGCTGCTCGACCGCGAGGAGGCGGACACGCTCATCGTCGCCACGGGTGCGGTGCCACGTCGGCCGGCGCTCGAACTCCTCGACGACCCCGTCGTCCTGGACGCCTGGGACGTCGTCCGCGGCACCGTCGACGTGCCCAAGGGCCGGATCGTCGTCGCGGACTGGCGCGGTGACTGGATCGGGATCGGCGTGGCCGTCCAACTCGCGGGCCAGGGGCGGAAAGTGACGCTGTGTACAACCGGCTTCGGGGCGGGCGAACACCTTCAGCAGTACGTGCGCGCGTCGATGCTGGCCGAGGCCGCGCGGGCCGGGGTCGAGACCGTGCCGACGGTGCGTCCCTACGGCGCCGACGCCGACACGGCGTACTTCCAGCACACCCTCACCGAGGAGCCGGTGATCATCGAAGGGGTCGCGGCCCTCGTCCTCGCCCAGGGACACGACCCGGTGGGCGAACTCGCCGGCCTGGCGGACGGACGGGTGGGTGAGGTCCTGATGGCGGGGGACTGCGTGTCACCGCGAACCGTGGAGGAGGCCGTACTGGAGGGCCTGACGGTGGCGTCGTCCCTCTGA
- a CDS encoding Mut7-C ubiquitin/RNAse domain-containing protein → MNGPEILVSVVPELELFVPHARRGGAAVALVTDGVSTLGHVIESLGVPLTEVGALVVDGREVAVGHIPVAGERIEVRAVVRPQRVEGAPLRFLLDVHLGTLARRLRLLGVDSAYESTDIGDPALATRSAAERRVMLSRDRGLLRRRELWAGAYVYSDRPDEQLRDVLGRFAPELRPWTRCTACNGLLKEARKEDVADLLEGGTRGTYDVFAQCRACGRVYWRGAHHDRLEGIVGRAVAEFGG, encoded by the coding sequence ATGAACGGACCGGAGATCCTCGTCAGTGTCGTGCCCGAGTTGGAGCTTTTCGTTCCGCATGCGCGGCGCGGGGGAGCGGCCGTTGCGCTCGTCACCGACGGCGTGTCCACGCTGGGGCATGTGATCGAGTCGCTCGGCGTGCCGCTGACGGAGGTCGGGGCGCTGGTCGTGGACGGGCGCGAGGTGGCCGTCGGGCACATTCCCGTGGCCGGGGAGCGGATCGAGGTCCGGGCCGTCGTCCGGCCGCAGCGCGTCGAGGGCGCACCGCTGCGGTTCCTGCTCGACGTCCATCTCGGCACGCTGGCACGGCGGTTGAGGCTGCTCGGGGTCGACTCCGCGTACGAGTCCACGGACATCGGCGACCCCGCGCTGGCGACCCGCTCCGCCGCCGAGCGGCGTGTCATGCTCAGCCGGGACCGCGGGCTGCTGCGGCGGCGTGAGCTGTGGGCCGGCGCGTATGTCTACAGCGACCGGCCCGACGAGCAACTACGCGACGTACTGGGCCGGTTCGCGCCCGAGCTGCGCCCCTGGACCCGGTGCACCGCCTGCAACGGGCTGCTGAAGGAAGCCCGTAAGGAAGACGTCGCCGACCTGCTCGAAGGCGGGACGCGTGGCACGTACGACGTGTTCGCCCAGTGCCGCGCGTGCGGGCGCGTGTACTGGCGGGGTGCCCATCACGACCGGTTGGAGGGGATCGTGGGGCGTGCGGTCGCCGAGTTCGGGGGCTGA